A single Chryseobacterium shigense DNA region contains:
- a CDS encoding DUF4403 family protein has protein sequence MKLKTIQLLFLLSFAMFFGQAAGDQSPVYNFPKIRSNITMPVTIPLTEISNMINASVKELVFQDDSYTDNNNDQFKVKVWKTRPIRLVGGTSQNILIEVPLKIWAEKGIGTLGVYSYQNTTFETVMSFNTTISFKNNWTITTNTQPNGFRWVTKPVLDYGKIQIPITSLVEKSLKEQQGKFAKTIDQQMATQLNFQQYAVMAWNVFSQPFNISEEYNTWLKISPIGVNMTPLKFYGNEITTNIGMDIYSETFTGSKPAASPMIKSAGNFNIVPTLANQFLLQTTANVPFSEATNIARNMFMNKEYDVRGSKVKIKDIRVYGAEGRVIVEAETEGYVNGKAIISGVPVYDETKRKIVLSNTKFNLKTANILQKTATLLFKGKIVKMIEDEYGIPTQDLELASKKSIEEAFNKEYYKGLKMNGKVFSLKPGSVLLNESGITAVIETSATLKLILNGI, from the coding sequence ATGAAGTTGAAAACCATCCAATTATTATTTTTATTAAGCTTTGCCATGTTTTTTGGCCAGGCCGCGGGTGATCAGTCTCCTGTATATAATTTCCCGAAAATACGGTCTAATATTACCATGCCGGTAACTATTCCACTTACTGAAATCAGCAATATGATTAATGCTTCTGTAAAGGAGTTGGTATTTCAGGATGATTCATACACGGATAATAATAATGACCAGTTCAAGGTAAAAGTATGGAAAACCCGTCCCATCCGTCTGGTAGGCGGAACCAGCCAGAATATCCTGATTGAAGTTCCACTGAAGATTTGGGCTGAAAAAGGTATCGGTACGCTGGGAGTATACTCCTATCAGAATACGACTTTTGAAACGGTGATGTCTTTCAACACAACAATCAGCTTTAAAAATAACTGGACCATTACTACAAACACACAGCCCAATGGTTTCAGATGGGTCACAAAACCTGTTCTGGATTATGGTAAAATACAAATCCCCATCACTTCACTGGTAGAGAAAAGCCTGAAAGAACAGCAGGGGAAATTTGCCAAAACTATTGATCAGCAGATGGCTACCCAACTGAATTTCCAGCAATATGCGGTAATGGCCTGGAATGTTTTCTCCCAACCGTTTAATATTTCGGAGGAATATAATACGTGGCTGAAAATTAGCCCGATTGGCGTGAATATGACTCCACTGAAATTCTATGGAAATGAAATCACCACCAATATCGGAATGGATATTTATTCGGAAACCTTTACAGGAAGCAAGCCTGCCGCTTCGCCAATGATAAAATCAGCGGGAAATTTCAATATTGTTCCCACTCTGGCCAACCAGTTTCTGCTGCAGACCACCGCTAACGTTCCTTTTTCAGAAGCCACGAATATTGCACGGAACATGTTCATGAATAAAGAATATGATGTGAGAGGGTCTAAAGTAAAGATCAAGGACATCCGGGTTTATGGTGCTGAAGGAAGGGTAATTGTTGAAGCTGAAACAGAAGGTTATGTGAATGGTAAGGCCATTATTTCCGGAGTTCCTGTATATGATGAAACGAAAAGGAAAATTGTACTTTCCAATACGAAATTCAATCTAAAAACAGCTAATATTCTACAGAAAACGGCAACTCTGCTTTTTAAAGGAAAAATTGTGAAGATGATTGAAGACGAATACGGAATTCCAACCCAGGATCTGGAACTGGCCTCGAAGAAGAGCATCGAGGAAGCATTTAATAAAGAATATTATAAAGGTTTAAAGATGAATGGAAAGGTTTTCAGTCTTAAACCGGGCAGTGTCCTGTTAAATGAATCCGGAATCACAGCGGTTATTGAAACCAGCGCAACTTTAAAATTAATACTTAACGGAATTTAA
- a CDS encoding RDD family protein produces the protein MRKYLQIVDRHRASKGTRFANYLIDLVAFYIFFFVILMIVMTISPAYREWLANSSDLAQRLMGIITYILFSFLMETVTGGRSLGKLITGTRVIMIDGQKPSVGNYFLRNIIRGIILVDQLSFLGENGFHDNWSNTRVINIKDYEAERQLKSDINSIGAKEII, from the coding sequence ATGAGAAAATATCTACAGATTGTCGACAGGCACAGGGCTTCCAAAGGAACGAGATTTGCCAATTATTTAATAGACCTTGTTGCTTTTTACATTTTCTTTTTTGTCATTCTTATGATAGTAATGACTATCAGTCCCGCTTACAGAGAATGGCTTGCCAATTCCAGTGATCTTGCACAAAGATTGATGGGTATTATTACCTATATATTGTTTTCTTTCCTGATGGAAACCGTAACCGGAGGAAGAAGCCTGGGAAAATTAATTACAGGAACCAGAGTTATTATGATTGACGGGCAAAAGCCATCTGTCGGAAACTATTTTCTAAGGAATATCATAAGAGGAATTATATTGGTTGACCAGCTGTCATTTTTGGGCGAAAATGGCTTCCACGATAACTGGAGCAATACACGTGTTATCAACATCAAAGATTATGAAGCTGAAAGACAGCTAAAAAGCGATATCAACAGTATTGGAGCGAAAGAAATTATTTAA
- a CDS encoding bacteriocin-like protein, with product MKNLKKLSREEKSKISGGFTEIQIEACGGAAYVCFRGGGAWGCWRTPGGTCYAPML from the coding sequence ATGAAAAATTTAAAGAAACTTTCGAGAGAAGAAAAAAGTAAAATCAGTGGTGGGTTTACCGAAATTCAGATTGAAGCTTGCGGCGGGGCTGCTTATGTATGTTTCCGTGGGGGCGGAGCTTGGGGCTGCTGGAGAACGCCGGGAGGAACATGTTATGCTCCAATGTTGTAA
- the thrC gene encoding threonine synthase — protein MKYYNLKDNQEIVDFKTATIKSQGNQKGLFFPESIPQFDKEFIQNLHLHSDEEIAFRCMKDFTGDEIPSDIVKKIAAETVSFDIPLKKINDRISVLELFHGPTLAFKDVGARFMSRCLSYFLKDQNKKVTVLVATSGDTGGAVAHGFYNVPGINVVILYPKNRVSAVQEKQLTALGGNIFALEVNGNFDDCQNLVKQAFSDESINSQLFLTSANSINIARWLPQQIYYLLALKQWKQQEDQDPVISVPSGNFGNICAGLLTYFRGLPAQHFIAACNKNDVIPDYLKTHQYHPKKAVATLSNAMDVGDPSNFTRVLELFGHQFDTLKNMISGYSIDDESTLQTIKKVHEKYGYTLDPHSAVAFASLEQYLNENPDRKGFILGTAHPVKFPDAVEKAIQVAIEVPEELGDIMKKEKKTVEINADFEELKRFLLK, from the coding sequence ATGAAATATTATAATTTAAAAGACAATCAGGAGATTGTTGATTTTAAAACAGCTACTATAAAAAGCCAGGGCAACCAAAAAGGGTTATTTTTTCCGGAAAGCATACCCCAGTTTGATAAAGAATTCATTCAAAACCTGCATCTGCATTCTGATGAGGAAATCGCTTTCAGATGTATGAAAGATTTTACAGGTGATGAAATTCCATCGGATATAGTAAAGAAAATTGCTGCGGAAACGGTCAGTTTTGATATTCCTTTGAAAAAAATCAATGACCGCATCTCTGTTCTGGAACTTTTTCATGGGCCTACTTTAGCATTTAAAGACGTAGGAGCCAGATTTATGAGCCGTTGCCTGTCATATTTTTTAAAAGATCAGAACAAAAAGGTAACCGTTCTTGTGGCTACTTCCGGCGATACCGGTGGTGCTGTTGCTCATGGGTTTTACAATGTTCCCGGAATTAATGTTGTTATTCTTTATCCCAAAAACAGGGTAAGTGCAGTTCAGGAAAAACAGCTTACCGCATTAGGTGGAAACATTTTTGCGCTGGAAGTTAACGGAAACTTTGACGATTGCCAGAATCTTGTAAAACAGGCTTTTTCTGATGAAAGTATCAATTCCCAGCTATTTTTAACATCAGCCAATTCCATTAATATTGCGAGGTGGCTTCCCCAGCAGATTTATTATTTACTGGCTTTAAAACAATGGAAACAACAGGAAGATCAAGACCCGGTAATCAGTGTTCCAAGTGGTAATTTTGGAAATATCTGTGCAGGACTTCTCACTTATTTCCGGGGACTTCCGGCTCAACATTTTATTGCTGCGTGTAACAAAAATGATGTGATTCCCGATTATTTAAAAACCCATCAGTATCATCCTAAAAAGGCTGTAGCAACATTATCCAATGCCATGGACGTGGGAGATCCGAGTAATTTCACAAGAGTCCTGGAGCTTTTCGGACATCAGTTTGATACCTTGAAGAATATGATTTCCGGGTATTCCATTGATGATGAATCTACATTACAGACCATAAAAAAGGTTCATGAAAAATATGGATATACTCTTGACCCTCACAGTGCTGTCGCATTTGCTTCCCTGGAGCAGTATCTGAACGAAAATCCGGACAGAAAAGGATTTATATTGGGGACGGCGCATCCTGTGAAATTCCCTGATGCAGTGGAAAAAGCAATTCAAGTCGCCATTGAAGTTCCGGAAGAGCTGGGTGACATTATGAAAAAGGAGAAAAAAACTGTAGAAATTAATGCGGATTTTGAAGAATTAAAACGATTTTTGCTGAAATAA
- the folB gene encoding dihydroneopterin aldolase, with translation MSKIFLEDVKIYAYHGVLPEENIIGTYYILNAELHTDLWKAAATDDLNDTISYADINGIIHREMAIKSKLLEHVAGRIMMKIHESFPQISYIKLKITKTSPPMEGEMKGASIELERSFKPGDI, from the coding sequence ATGAGTAAGATCTTTCTTGAAGATGTAAAAATATATGCTTATCACGGCGTACTTCCCGAAGAAAATATCATCGGGACCTATTATATTTTAAATGCGGAACTTCACACAGATCTTTGGAAGGCTGCTGCAACAGATGATTTGAATGATACAATTAGCTACGCCGATATCAACGGGATCATTCACCGGGAAATGGCCATCAAATCCAAATTACTGGAACATGTGGCGGGAAGAATTATGATGAAGATTCATGAAAGTTTTCCCCAGATTTCCTACATTAAGCTGAAAATTACAAAAACTTCTCCGCCAATGGAAGGCGAAATGAAAGGGGCAAGTATTGAACTGGAAAGAAGTTTCAAACCCGGTGATATTTAA
- a CDS encoding homoserine kinase produces MKKIKIKVPATVANLVCGFDILGMAIHEPYDEMELKLLESPEIIIRHEDHFGLPEDPSRNVAGVVLQNIIQHLKLTKGFEVTIRKHIKPGSGLGSSAASAAGAAFGANILLGNVLSKEELVHFAMFGEELASGVRHADNIAPCIYGGITLVKSSSPIDIIPLGTPNLFVVAVHPQVEVKTSDARQILKKNILLKDAVEQWGNIAGLVAGILKNDISLIGRSLNDVLIEPVRSILIPRFEKIKTKSMEAGALGGGISGSGPSIFMLAEEKETAEKIARLMKSVYDEIEIENFVYISKINPSGIETVEESE; encoded by the coding sequence ATGAAAAAAATAAAAATAAAAGTCCCGGCTACGGTTGCCAACCTTGTTTGCGGATTCGATATCCTGGGCATGGCAATCCATGAGCCTTATGATGAAATGGAACTGAAATTACTGGAAAGTCCGGAGATCATTATCAGACATGAAGATCATTTCGGGCTTCCTGAAGATCCGTCAAGAAATGTAGCCGGTGTTGTACTTCAAAATATCATACAGCATTTAAAACTCACAAAAGGTTTTGAAGTTACTATCCGCAAGCACATCAAGCCCGGCAGTGGGCTCGGCTCCAGCGCGGCAAGTGCCGCCGGAGCCGCTTTTGGGGCCAATATTTTATTAGGAAATGTTTTATCCAAAGAAGAATTGGTTCACTTTGCCATGTTTGGAGAAGAGCTCGCTTCCGGAGTACGACATGCGGATAATATTGCTCCGTGCATTTATGGCGGCATTACTTTGGTAAAATCTTCCTCTCCTATTGATATCATACCGTTGGGAACGCCCAATCTGTTTGTAGTTGCAGTACATCCGCAGGTAGAAGTAAAAACATCTGATGCAAGGCAGATTTTAAAGAAAAATATCTTATTAAAAGATGCCGTTGAGCAATGGGGAAATATTGCAGGTCTTGTAGCCGGTATTCTTAAAAATGACATTTCTTTGATCGGAAGAAGCCTTAATGATGTATTGATAGAACCTGTCCGAAGTATCCTGATTCCCAGATTTGAAAAGATCAAAACAAAAAGTATGGAGGCTGGGGCACTTGGAGGCGGTATTTCCGGTTCCGGACCTTCAATTTTCATGCTGGCAGAAGAAAAAGAAACGGCAGAAAAAATTGCCCGGCTCATGAAATCCGTATATGATGAAATTGAAATAGAGAACTTTGTATACATCTCAAAAATAAATCCTTCCGGGATTGAGACTGTTGAAGAAAGTGAATGA
- the nadA gene encoding quinolinate synthase NadA has product MSTETLEKAKSAIPVRGFLDIKDIAIPQGEDLVKAILKLKEEKNAVILAHYYQPGEIQDIADFLGDSLQLARQAKETNADMIVFCGVHFMAEAAKILNPTKKVVLPDTMAGCSLADGCSGEGLRKMREQHPNALIATYINCNAETKAESDIIVTSSNAETVIEALPKDRPIIFAPDKNLGRYLSKKTGRDMILWDGSCIVHEAFSMERIAQQLAENPDAKLIAHPESEEAVLKLAHFIGSTSALLNFVEKDDCQKFIIATEEGILHEMKKRAPHKELIPALVFDESCNCSECFYMKRNTMEKLYLCMKYELPEILIDEELRLRALKPIEAMLDLSKSIK; this is encoded by the coding sequence ATGAGTACCGAAACATTAGAAAAAGCTAAATCTGCCATTCCTGTAAGAGGATTTCTGGATATAAAAGATATAGCAATCCCTCAAGGAGAAGATTTGGTGAAAGCCATTCTGAAACTTAAAGAAGAAAAAAATGCGGTGATCCTCGCCCATTATTACCAGCCCGGAGAAATTCAGGATATTGCCGATTTCCTTGGAGATTCCCTTCAATTGGCAAGACAGGCCAAAGAAACCAATGCAGATATGATTGTATTCTGCGGGGTACATTTCATGGCTGAAGCTGCTAAAATCCTGAATCCAACTAAAAAAGTAGTTCTTCCTGATACTATGGCAGGATGCTCTCTGGCAGACGGATGTTCAGGAGAAGGCCTTAGAAAAATGCGTGAACAGCATCCTAATGCCCTAATTGCCACTTACATCAACTGTAATGCGGAAACAAAAGCAGAAAGCGACATTATCGTTACCAGTTCCAACGCTGAAACCGTAATTGAAGCTTTACCAAAAGACAGGCCGATCATTTTTGCACCGGATAAAAACTTAGGAAGATATTTATCTAAGAAAACCGGCCGTGATATGATCCTTTGGGACGGAAGCTGCATCGTACACGAAGCATTTTCCATGGAGAGAATTGCCCAGCAGCTTGCAGAAAATCCTGATGCAAAACTGATTGCGCATCCTGAAAGTGAAGAAGCTGTTTTAAAATTAGCCCACTTCATTGGCTCTACTTCTGCCCTGTTGAATTTTGTGGAAAAAGACGACTGTCAGAAATTCATCATCGCAACCGAAGAAGGAATTCTTCACGAAATGAAAAAGCGTGCTCCGCACAAAGAGCTTATTCCGGCACTTGTTTTCGACGAAAGCTGTAACTGCTCAGAATGTTTCTACATGAAACGCAACACCATGGAAAAACTATATCTGTGTATGAAATATGAACTTCCGGAAATCCTTATCGACGAAGAGCTTCGTTTAAGAGCCCTGAAACCCATTGAAGCGATGCTGGATCTTTCAAAAAGTATAAAATAA
- a CDS encoding YMGG-like glycine zipper-containing protein: protein MRKIVLAGFLSVFLLTACKKDERTAEKSLEEQKLEFQARQLEIEKQKLAIEKEKIVYEAQKKADSISESKKSQAAAANNSKPQIIRETRTVYRDRGSNSNSGGGNYANNGNSSSQGTGTTATQKKGWSKAAKGTAIGAVGGAAVGAIVAKKNRGLGAVIGGVVGGATGYTIGRAGDRKDGRVQPRN, encoded by the coding sequence ATGAGAAAGATAGTATTAGCAGGTTTTTTATCAGTTTTTTTACTGACAGCCTGTAAAAAAGACGAAAGAACAGCTGAAAAATCTCTTGAAGAGCAGAAACTTGAATTTCAGGCAAGACAGCTTGAAATAGAAAAGCAAAAGCTGGCCATTGAGAAAGAAAAAATAGTGTACGAGGCACAGAAAAAAGCAGACAGCATATCTGAAAGTAAAAAATCTCAGGCGGCAGCTGCTAATAATTCTAAACCTCAGATTATAAGAGAAACAAGAACAGTATACAGAGACAGAGGATCAAACTCTAATTCAGGAGGTGGAAATTATGCAAACAACGGAAACAGTTCTTCACAGGGAACAGGAACAACCGCCACACAGAAAAAAGGATGGAGTAAAGCTGCCAAAGGAACTGCTATTGGTGCCGTAGGTGGCGCCGCAGTAGGAGCCATTGTTGCTAAGAAAAACAGAGGACTTGGAGCCGTGATTGGTGGTGTAGTAGGTGGTGCAACCGGTTATACCATCGGTAGAGCTGGCGACAGAAAAGACGGAAGAGTTCAGCCGCGTAATTAA
- the thrA gene encoding bifunctional aspartate kinase/homoserine dehydrogenase I, with translation MKVLKFGGTSVANARNILLAENIIKKESSQNRIIVVVSALHSVTDSLIKAAEYASLKDENYIPILKDLEEKHLNLVKELIPVLEQSSWLSFVKKHCNDMEDIYNGIFVLGEFTDKIKDRITSYGEFLSSNIIATRLQHEGLDCLWMNSADQIRTDSNFTHAKVDFNITEENIKKFADDHKNQIIVTPGFIAKDQNGNATTLGRGGSDYTAAIIAAAVSADELQIWTDVNGMMTADPRLASNAKSIPEISYHEAMELSHFGAKVLYPPSIQPVMAKNIDLQIKNTFDPDACGTLVSHRLSRPANEKHQIAAGVSNMSHIALLTLEGSGMVGIPGISAKLFQCLSFEKINVILITQGSSEHSITIAVNEKDAFHAENVVNASFKDDIQLQRMAPVKIETGLSIVALVGESMKNRSGISAKMFGCLGNNGINIRAIAQGSSERNISIVISEKDIKKAVNVLHEEFFESEIKQVHLYLCGIGNVGSKLVEQIFEQNEYLRENNLINLRIAGLSNSRKMYFSDQGISESEYSSWNEKGVEASIHGFAEEIISRNLRNSVFIDVTASSSVPEVYEKLLKKSINIVACNKIAASSDFEIYKNLKNTARNHSCRFYFETNVGAGLPVIGTINDLMKSGDKITSIQAVLSGTLNFVFNNYDGSRTFSDVVAQAQKEGFTEPDPRLDLTGTDVARKILILAREAGYPLQFEDIENESFLPEECLQGSVENFYEKLTEYEDHFKNLVNEAQKNGKILKYTAEFKDGKAKVGLQHVAPESDLYHLYGKDNIVIFKTLRYSEQPLVVKGAGAGAEVTASGVFADIIRSV, from the coding sequence ATGAAAGTCTTAAAATTCGGCGGTACCTCAGTTGCCAATGCCCGGAATATCCTTCTGGCAGAAAATATTATAAAAAAAGAGTCTTCACAGAACAGAATTATTGTTGTAGTTTCAGCGCTTCACAGTGTTACCGACAGCCTGATAAAAGCAGCAGAATATGCCTCCCTTAAAGATGAAAATTATATCCCGATCCTCAAAGACCTGGAAGAAAAACACCTGAATTTAGTCAAAGAACTTATCCCCGTTTTAGAACAGAGTTCGTGGCTCAGTTTCGTTAAAAAACATTGTAATGATATGGAAGATATCTATAACGGAATTTTTGTTTTAGGCGAATTCACAGATAAAATCAAAGACAGGATTACTTCATACGGAGAATTTCTGTCTTCCAATATTATTGCAACCAGGCTCCAGCACGAAGGCTTGGATTGCTTATGGATGAACTCAGCAGACCAGATAAGAACAGACAGCAATTTTACCCACGCAAAAGTAGATTTCAATATCACTGAAGAAAACATAAAGAAATTTGCAGATGATCATAAAAACCAGATCATTGTGACTCCAGGTTTTATTGCAAAAGATCAAAATGGAAATGCTACAACATTAGGAAGAGGCGGTTCAGATTACACGGCAGCTATTATCGCAGCTGCTGTTTCGGCTGATGAGCTTCAGATATGGACAGATGTAAATGGTATGATGACAGCAGACCCACGCCTTGCTTCCAATGCAAAGTCAATCCCGGAGATCTCTTATCATGAGGCAATGGAGCTTTCCCATTTTGGGGCTAAAGTTCTTTATCCGCCTTCCATACAGCCTGTTATGGCAAAAAATATCGATCTTCAGATTAAAAATACTTTTGATCCAGATGCCTGTGGAACGCTGGTTTCCCACAGATTGAGCAGGCCTGCTAATGAAAAGCATCAGATTGCAGCAGGAGTTTCCAATATGAGCCACATTGCTCTTCTTACCCTCGAAGGCAGCGGAATGGTTGGAATTCCCGGAATTTCAGCGAAACTGTTTCAATGTCTGAGCTTCGAAAAAATAAATGTTATTCTGATTACCCAAGGTTCTTCAGAACATTCCATTACTATAGCTGTTAATGAAAAAGATGCATTTCATGCGGAGAACGTAGTGAATGCTTCATTCAAAGATGATATACAACTACAGAGGATGGCCCCGGTAAAAATAGAAACCGGACTTTCAATTGTTGCCCTTGTAGGAGAAAGCATGAAGAACCGAAGCGGCATCAGTGCTAAAATGTTCGGATGTCTCGGAAATAACGGTATCAATATCAGAGCTATTGCCCAGGGATCTTCGGAAAGGAATATCAGTATTGTTATTTCAGAAAAAGACATTAAAAAAGCAGTGAATGTACTTCATGAAGAATTTTTCGAATCTGAAATAAAGCAGGTACATCTTTATCTGTGTGGAATCGGTAATGTAGGTTCAAAACTGGTGGAACAGATCTTCGAACAGAATGAATATCTCCGCGAAAACAACCTGATTAATTTAAGAATCGCCGGACTTTCCAACAGCCGGAAAATGTATTTTTCAGATCAGGGAATCTCTGAAAGTGAATACAGCAGCTGGAATGAAAAAGGAGTTGAAGCCTCCATTCATGGTTTTGCAGAAGAAATTATCTCACGAAACCTCCGGAATTCTGTGTTTATTGACGTTACAGCCAGTTCATCTGTACCTGAAGTTTATGAAAAACTATTGAAAAAGAGCATTAATATTGTAGCCTGTAATAAAATTGCAGCTTCCTCAGATTTTGAAATTTATAAAAATTTAAAAAATACCGCCCGGAACCACAGCTGCCGTTTTTATTTTGAAACCAATGTAGGAGCCGGACTTCCTGTTATCGGAACCATTAACGATCTTATGAAAAGTGGCGATAAAATTACCTCTATCCAGGCAGTACTCAGCGGAACTTTAAATTTTGTCTTTAATAATTATGATGGAAGCAGAACATTTTCAGATGTTGTTGCCCAGGCTCAGAAAGAAGGTTTTACCGAGCCAGATCCAAGGCTGGATCTTACAGGAACCGATGTAGCCCGCAAAATATTGATCCTGGCAAGAGAAGCCGGATACCCACTTCAGTTTGAAGATATAGAAAATGAAAGTTTCCTGCCGGAAGAATGCCTTCAAGGAAGTGTGGAAAACTTCTATGAAAAGCTTACAGAATATGAAGATCACTTTAAGAATTTAGTGAATGAAGCGCAAAAAAACGGCAAGATCTTAAAATATACCGCTGAATTTAAAGACGGAAAAGCCAAAGTAGGCCTGCAGCACGTTGCCCCGGAAAGCGATCTTTACCATCTGTACGGGAAAGACAATATCGTTATCTTCAAAACCTTACGATATTCCGAACAGCCTCTTGTGGTAAAAGGTGCGGGTGCAGGTGCAGAAGTAACCGCAAGCGGAGTTTTTGCAGATATTATACGTTCCGTTTAA
- a CDS encoding glycosyltransferase family 2 protein yields the protein MIKFSILIANYNNGKYFRDCYNSLIAQTYENWEVIIVDDSSTDNSVEIIEAIIKNDPRFKIYRNTNNQGCGYTKRECMKHASGELCAYLDPDDALYEDALEKTIQEFNTEDITAAYSQMMLCNENLTPDKVFAGTKQIYNSRYFFNCPTQFAHFFTFKKETYLKTSGINPQLKSAVDQDLYLKILEHGNIKYIKEPLYLYRLHSNGISQQRFKQGAKESFAKVIHDTMKRRGIRTINNKIVPEIYTSSQEIYGLLNYQTQRFYRIINKVKATFNT from the coding sequence GTGATAAAATTCTCTATACTCATAGCCAATTATAATAACGGCAAATACTTTAGAGACTGCTATAACTCACTGATTGCCCAAACTTATGAAAACTGGGAAGTAATAATTGTTGATGATTCCTCAACTGATAATTCAGTAGAAATCATTGAAGCCATTATAAAGAATGATCCACGCTTTAAGATTTACAGGAACACCAATAATCAGGGCTGTGGGTATACCAAACGAGAATGCATGAAACATGCATCGGGAGAATTATGCGCCTATCTGGACCCTGATGATGCGCTATATGAAGATGCTTTAGAAAAAACCATTCAGGAATTTAATACAGAAGATATTACAGCTGCTTATTCCCAAATGATGCTCTGCAATGAAAATCTTACCCCGGATAAGGTGTTCGCAGGAACAAAACAAATCTACAACAGCAGATATTTTTTCAACTGCCCTACCCAGTTTGCCCATTTCTTTACTTTTAAAAAAGAAACCTACCTGAAAACTTCAGGCATCAATCCTCAATTAAAAAGCGCTGTAGATCAGGATCTTTACCTGAAGATTCTGGAACATGGCAATATAAAATACATCAAAGAACCATTGTATCTTTACCGTCTGCATTCCAACGGTATCTCGCAGCAAAGATTTAAACAGGGAGCAAAAGAGTCCTTTGCCAAAGTAATCCACGATACGATGAAAAGAAGAGGAATCAGAACAATAAACAATAAGATCGTTCCGGAAATATACACCAGCTCACAGGAGATTTACGGGCTTCTTAATTATCAGACTCAAAGATTTTACCGGATCATCAATAAAGTTAAAGCAACTTTCAATACGTAG